AGCAGAACTTGTGCACACAGTCAATATGTTCTAAATATTTTCCTGGATAGAATGCAAGTTAAATGAAATAGCTAGCTGCTAATCAACTCCAGCCTTCACTTTAATAACAACTAAATGCAACATGTTGCTTATtctaaacaaaagaaaagaaaaaaaccataCATTGAGAACAACTCAGATTCAAATTTTCATGATCATAGCCCTGACATTCCTTTTGCTTGAATTCTCAGTAGCATTCAATATCAGTTCTTCATTCTTTGATTTCCTTATCTGGCTAACCATTCTCTTTCACTGAATTAGCTGAATTTTCATGGCCTTTCTTGTTCTCTTCAGTAAAATCATCACAATTCTGCTTTTCCTCCTCCTTCTCGTTCTCTTCTTTTTCTGCCTTTTGCCGAGCTTCTTCCTCAGCCTTCTTTATAGCTTCCTCCTTTGCCACCTTAAGAGCTTCTATCAAATTCTTCAAACATGTCTCTGCGTCATCCTCATCAGACTTTGGCATCAAATTCTCGGCAACATCAGCTGGAGTCATATTGGTTTCTGCCAATTGATTGCCACCTTCTGCAAATAACTCACGTGAATCAATATCTAAATAATTCTTGGCTAGCACCATGAAAGCCCCAAAGCCACAATAGTACATTTCTATGTGCTTGTCCATTCTTCCTCTCCTGATAAGTGCTGGATCAAGCTTGTCCACATAATTTGTTGTGAACACAATGATTCTTTCTCCCCCACAAGCTGACCAAAGGCCATCAATGAATTCAGAAGCCCAGATAGAGTGACCTTGCTTGCTTTGTTTTCaccttcttctttcatcttctcttcaatgggatttttctcttcttcctcatctttcttcttttccttctcccGCTGACTGGTTAGATCAAGCGAGCAATCAATGTCCTTTATAACATGATCGAGTTGTTTGTTGTCTCAATCAAAAGACTCCTCAACTGTAGGTTGTCCTTGACTGTGGTAAGTTCAAGATCATACACATCATAGTTCAAAAAATTCGCCATTGCAGCAATCATGGTCAATTTACCAGTTCCTGGAGGGCCATAAAGGAGATACCCTCTCTTCCAAGCCTTCCCAATCTTCTTGTAGTACTCTTTTCCTCTGTGAACTTCATGAGGTCTTTCTTGATATCTTCCCTGTTTTTTGTCTCCGTTGCTAAAGTATCAAATGTGGCAGGATGCTCAAAATGTACATGGCTCCACTTTCTTTGTTTCCAGCCATACCAACGCTTGCTAGGATCTATACTGAATAGCTTGCGCTGCCGGTCCTTCACAGCAATGGCTTTACCTCCATCAAGCACATGCTTAACATAAGATCCTGTGATGATTTCTCTGTGACTTCTGTGGAATGTGAGCTTGTAAAACCTCATCTCATCAACCAATACCCACCAAACCTTGACCCCATCAAACTCATCTATCACCTCCTCTTTATCCCCCATGCTAAGAACTAAAGATTGGCCGTCTTTCCCAACATCAGCCTTGAACCGAATAGCGTGCAACGAGGTTTTGGTACTGAGATAATTCGGAATGGCAGAGAAGGCTTCACTACGCTTCATACGATTACTGGAGAATTCATCAAACCGAATTTCTATGTAAGGATGAAAGAACCGAACCAACTTGTAACCATAGTTTTCAACATAGCGCCAAAGTTGATAAGGGAAGAATTGCTTGAAAATTGCTAGTGCAAACATAACTGGGCCTAGAGTGGCCCATAACTCTCCCATACTCACCATTTTGCTCAACTCTCTTTTTATTTctagtataattattttctccTTCAGACTCCCAAGATGGAAAGGATTATATGGAGTCCTGTGACTTGCGGATCAAGTCATAAGCCACCCACCATTGGCCCTTCTAAGCTTCCATTGTGGAAACACCTTAAATGATTGGGTCACTtcttgttaaataaaatatatattttatatctcATTCGATTTGACTATGATTCGATTTGATTCAATACAATTCTAATTCAGTATGATtctgatttaatttgattctaattcgatataaatttgatttgttatatattaattttaccatttttaagAATTagagtctattttagattttattataacaatatatatggTATGATATTTCTTTAGTAATATTAATTGAGTTGCCAACTAAGTTCACAATCCTACACTTCCAAGGTCCTGGttttttatttgcatttatGTCTTATTTGTAACTTGCCTCATTtatctttccaacaagttaaCTAGAGTCAACAGGTTCAGTCTATCATTATGTGGACAATACTAGAGAAAGAGCGCATGGAAACTTCGAAGAGAAATTTCCAATAGCATCATTTCCTCACAACGTAGACAAATTAAAAACATGCCAAGCTTTCTCTTTTGACTCTAGTATTTCCACAAAGAATACACAGGCTTGACCGGACACCAAATTGTGCCTACTTTGGCGGTTTCTAATATGTTGATGCTTGGAAACCCGAAGtaaaacaatcaataaaatatactGATACTCAATCTAGGAATACAagtatttatgtaaaaaatttaatacgaGAAAACCCACTGGCAAACAATAACATTAATGTGAAATACAATCTTGAAGGACAATGGCATTTTGGTTTAAGCCAAAGGCCGAAGGCACTTGCCTATGTTGAATGGGTTTGCTGGACATTTACTAGTGAATCAAAATGTAGATTCAGTTTAagatataaatatgaatacgTTTTTACTTACAGGAGAGTTAAAAGTTCCTTGCAAATTTACTTTTTAGCTGAATCCTTGAAGTTTCATGACTAAGGGTGGATCCTTTTGAGCCCAAAATGATTTCATGGTTCGGCTTAAAtgagttgattttaaattgaagttCCAGTTTGTAGCTCAGCTCGAAGAGCTATTGTCCCAATATCCTTGGGGCGGTTGCTAACAAATCAAACTTTGAATGCCAACATTCCTACAACAGAACTTTGTGCACTATATTCCTGAATAGATTTCAAGTTAAATGAAATGGCTAACTGCCAATCTGCTCCAGCCTGCACTTCTAATAATAACTGCAATGCAACAGTTTCTTATtctacaacaaaaaaaatacaaaaagagcTACTCAGCTTCAAATTTTCATGATCATAGCATTATCTTCATCATCCCTGACATTCCTGTTGCTTGAATTCTCGGTAGCATTCAAGATCAGCTCTTCATTGTTTAACTTCCTTATCTGGGGAACCATTCTTTTTCACTGAATTAGCTGAACTTTCATTGCCTTTCTTGTTCTCTTCAGTAAAATCAGCACACTTCTTCTTgccctcctcctcctcttctttcTCTGCCTTTAGTCGAGCTTCTTCCTCAGCCTTCTTTATAGCTTCCTCCTTGGCCACCTTGAGGGCTTCAATCAAATTCTTCAAACATGTCTCTGTGTCATCGTCATCAGACTTTGGCATCAAGTTCTCGGCAACATCAGCTGGAGTCATATTGGTTTCTGCCAACTGACTGCCAACTTCTGCAAATAACTCATGTGAGACAATATCTAAATAATTCTTGGCTAACACTTTAAATGCCTCAAAGCCACAATAAGACATTTCTATGTGCTTGTCCATTCTGCCTCTCCTGATAAGTGCTGGATCAAGCTTGTCTAAATAATTTGTAGTGAACACAATAAGTCTTTCTCCCCCACAAGCTGACCAAAGGCCATCAATGAAATTCAGAAGCCCAGATAAAGTGACCTTGCTTGCTTTGTTTTCaccttcttctttcatcttcttttcaacgggatttttctcttctttatcctcatctttctcctttttcttctccCACTGACCAGTTAGATCAAGCAAGCAATCAATGTCCTCTATAACAATGATCGACTTATTTGTTGTCTCAATCAAAAGACTCCTCAACTGTGAGTTGTCCTTGACTGTGGTAAGTTCAAGATCATACACATCATAGTTCAAAAAATTTGCCATTGCAGCAATCATGGTTGATTTACCAGTTCCTGGAGGGCCATAAAGAAGATACCCTCGCTTCCAAGCTTTCCCAATCTTCTTATAGTACTCTTTCCCCTCTCTGAACTGTGGTAAGTTCAAGATCATACAGATCATAGTTCAAAAAATTTGCCATTGCAGCAATCATGGTTGATTTACCAGTTCCTGGAGGGCCATAAAGAAGATACCCTCGCTTCCAAGCTTTCCCAATCTTCTTATAGTACTCTTTCCCCTCTCTGAACTTCAAAAGGTCTTTCTTGATTTCTTCCTTCTTTGTTGTCTCCATTGCTAACGTATCAAGTGTGGCAGGATGCTCAAATTGTACATGGCTCCACTTTCTTTGTCTCCAGCCATGCCAACTCTCGCTAGAATTGTTGCTGAATAGCTTGCGCTGCCGGTCCTTCACAGCAATGGCCTTTCCTTCATCAAGCACATGCTTAACATAAGCTGTGATGATTTCTCTGTGACTCTCATGGAATGTGAGCTTGTAAAACCTCTTCTCATCCGCAGCTGgatagaaagaaaattgttgTGTTCTGGGGGCGGTCTTAACCAAGACCCACCAAACCTTGACCCCTTCAAACTCATCTGTCACCTCCTCTTTATCCTCCATGCTAAGAATTAGAGATTGGCTGTCTTTCACAAAATCAGCCTTGAACCGAGTAGCAAGCAACGAGGCTTTGGTACTGAGATAATTCTGAATGGCAGAGAAGGCTTCACTACGCTTCATGCGGTCACCGGAGAATTCATCAAACCGAATCTCAATATAAGGATAAAAGAATCGAACCAACTTGAAACTATATTTTTCAACATAGCCCCAAAGTTGATGAGGGAAGTGTTGCCTGAAAATAGCTGATGCAAACATAACACTTGCTATAACAGAGCCTAGAGTGGCCCATAACTCTCCCATAGTCAACATTTTGctctgtttctttttctttctaatataattttttctcttctttagaCTCTCAAGATGGAAAGGCTTATATAGAGTCCTGTGAATTGCTGATCAAGTCATTAAGCCACCCACCATTGGCCCTCATGAGCTTCTGAGGGGCCTGCATTGTGGAAATACCTAATCTTCGGACGTCTGAGTCAGTTCCAGGTTCATCGTCCTTTATATGTATTTGTGTCTTATGTGAGACTTGTCTCATTCATCCTGCAACAAGTTAACTGGAGTCTATATATTGGAAATTTCAAAGCCAAGTTTCCAATAGTATTATTTTCTAACAAcgtgaaagaaattaaaaacatgTGCAGCTTTCTCTTTTGACTCCATTATTTCCACAAATAATAGACAGCTTTGAATGGACTAAATTTTGCGAAATCCGGGGTTTCTAATACGTTGATGTCAGGAAACCCAaagtaaaaagacaaaaatacacAAACACTCAATACAGGAACACAAATGTTtacatgaaaaatttaatacaagAAAAACCACCGGCCAACGTTAACATTGATGTGAAATACAATCTTGAATCTAAATGAACCAACTAATACATTTTTTCATGTAAGTTTTAAGCATCAAACATCACCAAACAATTGGAACTCAATTCAGAAAACGACCATAATTGAACAAATGATACATAAAAAGTGATCTATATCGAAGATATATTGGCATCAATTTTGCCCCAACTAGAAGGGCAAAATGTTACCACATATTCTTTGGAAGCACAATTTATCAATGGTGGTGGCATGTCAAATGCATAACTATAATAAGCAGGACAAGCATCCTTGAAAATCTTCGAGTATAAGTTAGGCTTGCACTTTTCTGGGGTTCCATATTCATTCCTGCAACAAAATGAGTCAAGATTGAAAGCCAAACAAGCACTTTTGCAAGCCACCACTTGCCCATTTTTGTTCACAACTTGGAGCTCTTGTGGGCAGCCAGTGTTGAGATTCTTCTTGCAGCCAGAAATTGTACAATTTCGTGATACTTGCCTTGGTGCCACCGTTACAGGGAGGTTATAGCCGTCAACTAAACTCACGTCATAGTAATTTGGCTGGCCTTTATAGGCTTGTAGTGAAATCTCAACTAATGTGGCTGGTGGTCTGCCTATTAGGCCATTGCATTGAAGTCTTCCATCACAGTCACCAGTTTCACAGGCAGACTTCCAATTAGATGCAAAATTGCAGCCCGTTCTGCCCCAAATTCGACCGCTCCATGACCATGGGGCTTCAATAATTCGAGTTTCACCAGAGGGGAGGTAGAAACCACCATCTTCAATAACCGGCTGGCCATTGTTAGGGGCAGTTGCAGGCCATACTGGAAAGGGGCATTTGTTATGCACATAAAATGTGACAGTGTGAGCTAGTGCTTGCCctgaaaaatatatcataacttAAGAAGTTTatgttaaatatgaaatttaaaaaaaaaaaaaaaaaaggcatttagaaaaagtaataagcATTAAGAAAACCTCATGAGATAACTTTTACCAGAAAACATAAAAAGCCAAAGCTGGAAGAAGTAAAAAGCAGTAGACAGCTTCATTGTATATTATGAGTGCAACTGGGTGAAAGAGTGAAGGCATAGAAAGGATTTATATGGTTGAAATATATAGCATGTGGTTGCTTCTTCTTTGATTACACTTCAAGATTTGATGCGAGCAAGTCTTTGGAGAAAAGAAActgaatattatatatacaaacttcATGTACAAGCTATTAAGTAATAGTAGTAACGGTTTAAACAAACTAATTTATTGTTATCATGTGataaagtaattttgaattaataaaaaaataaattaattagattatctaATCTATGATGTCacattagtttatttatataattagtattcattgttttatattatattgttcatTAATCACAAAGTCAGTTCAATTTgggtttagaattttttttcaaattgaaaatttaatttgattaaaaaaagttaaactagtttaattaactgattttgaacATCTATACTTATATGTAGAGTTGAATAAAAGTTGAGTTGAACTCGAATATGAGTTAACTCAAGCtcgacttaaatttataatgacTAACTGGAGCTCATTTAAACTAGCTAGAggtattatcaaaaaattaccaataaaataaatagtatcattaaCAAGATTAATAGTGTCAACAAGggaataaatagtattatagaTAAGTTGAACAATGTTGTCAGAGGGAAATTTAAACCTAGATACCGAGCTAAAGCTCTAACTAAaaatcaacacaaatcaaaccaaacacaGAGGTAAGTCTAGCTAACTTGGTTTGGACTCAATCCTGCTTGTGTATATAAAAGACTCAACCCAACAAATGTTTAAGGATGGTATAATGGGAATTGCCTTTTGTAGAGGGAAATCAACACTCAAAGCCACTCAAAGCTAGATGTATACCATTAGATAATGCGTGATTATCAATGGTTTTGATCTAGATTTTGAAAGATGATTGATTTTATCACTAAAGCATCACTAAAACACTCAACGGAATAAAAAACTTACCAACTAAGACTTCTTATATCACATTATGATTAAACAAATACACAAGTATACATgtagaaaatactatttatatcgTATATTCTCTTCTTAGACATgtaaaagattgttttaaaatttggatcAGAATTTTAATTATGGGTGTCATACTGATATCAACatcatttatttacttaataaaattcttttttgaagATGAAGGAAACCAAACCTTGTTTCTTGATTATTGCAGTCATGTTGGTGAGGTGCTTACCAGAGTATTAgtgcttttttttaattgtagaaGACAATGATCAAACTTTGGTGTAAGGATTATGACCGGGCATATGCACCATGATTAGAaacattttttgttaaatatactTAGAATccgtatcaaaattttaattatgcaaGATTGAAGTAATTATTGATCGGCCCTTTAATCGGGTCAAGTCTAAAACATTGATTATTCTGGATATTCTATTGCAACCACATCATCTTTTTCTATGGAATCCAGAGTAACGGTATTGGTTAgtgatgttttaaaaatatgtt
The genomic region above belongs to Mangifera indica cultivar Alphonso chromosome 15, CATAS_Mindica_2.1, whole genome shotgun sequence and contains:
- the LOC123197209 gene encoding thaumatin-like protein isoform X1, which produces MKLSTAFYFFQLWLFMFSVMIYFSGQALAHTVTFYVHNKCPFPVWPATAPNNGQPVIEDGGFYLPSGETRIIEAPWSWSGRIWGRTGCNFASNWKSACETGDCDGRLQCNGLIGRPPATLVEISLQAYKGQPNYYDVSLVDGYNLPVTVAPRQVSRNCTISGCKKNLNTGCPQELQVVNKNGQVVACKSACLAFNLDSFCCRNEYGTPEKCKPNLYSKIFKDACPAYYSYAFDMPPPLINCASKEYVVTFCPSSWGKIDANISSI
- the LOC123197206 gene encoding AAA-ATPase At3g28580-like isoform X2 gives rise to the protein MLTMGELWATLGSVIASVMFASAIFRQHFPHQLWGYVEKYSFKLVRFFYPYIEIRFDEFSGDRMKRSEAFSAIQNYLSTKASLLATRFKADFVKDSQSLILSMEDKEEVTDEFEGVKVWWVLVKTAPRTQQFSFYPAADEKRFYKLTFHESHREIITAYVKHVLDEGKAIAVKDRQRKLFSNNSSESWHGWRQRKWSHVQFEHPATLDTLAMETTKKEEIKKDLLKFREGKEYYKKIGKAWKRGYLLYGPPGTGTGKSTMIAAMANFLNYDVYDLELTTVKDNSQLRSLLIETTNKSIIVIEDIDCLLDLTGQWEKKKEKDEDKEEKNPVEKKMKEEGENKASKVTLSGLLNFIDGLWSACGGERLIVFTTNYLDKLDPALIRRGRMDKHIEMSYCGFEAFKVLAKNYLDIVSHELFAEVGSQLAETNMTPADVAENLMPKSDDDDTETCLKNLIEALKVAKEEAIKKAEEEARLKAEKEEEEEGKKKCADFTEENKKGNESSANSVKKNGSPDKEVKQ
- the LOC123197206 gene encoding AAA-ATPase At3g28580-like isoform X1 — its product is MLTMGELWATLGSVIASVMFASAIFRQHFPHQLWGYVEKYSFKLVRFFYPYIEIRFDEFSGDRMKRSEAFSAIQNYLSTKASLLATRFKADFVKDSQSLILSMEDKEEVTDEFEGVKVWWVLVKTAPRTQQFSFYPAADEKRFYKLTFHESHREIITAYVKHVLDEGKAIAVKDRQRKLFSNNSSESWHGWRQRKWSHVQFEHPATLDTLAMETTKKEEIKKDLLKFREGKEYYKKIGKAWKRGYLLYGPPGTGKSTMIAAMANFLNYDVYDLELTTVKDNSQLRSLLIETTNKSIIVIEDIDCLLDLTGQWEKKKEKDEDKEEKNPVEKKMKEEGENKASKVTLSGLLNFIDGLWSACGGERLIVFTTNYLDKLDPALIRRGRMDKHIEMSYCGFEAFKVLAKNYLDIVSHELFAEVGSQLAETNMTPADVAENLMPKSDDDDTETCLKNLIEALKVAKEEAIKKAEEEARLKAEKEEEEEGKKKCADFTEENKKGNESSANSVKKNGSPDKEVKQ
- the LOC123197209 gene encoding thaumatin-like protein isoform X2 yields the protein MKLSTAFYFFQLWLFMFSGQALAHTVTFYVHNKCPFPVWPATAPNNGQPVIEDGGFYLPSGETRIIEAPWSWSGRIWGRTGCNFASNWKSACETGDCDGRLQCNGLIGRPPATLVEISLQAYKGQPNYYDVSLVDGYNLPVTVAPRQVSRNCTISGCKKNLNTGCPQELQVVNKNGQVVACKSACLAFNLDSFCCRNEYGTPEKCKPNLYSKIFKDACPAYYSYAFDMPPPLINCASKEYVVTFCPSSWGKIDANISSI